A window of the Scleropages formosus chromosome 21, fSclFor1.1, whole genome shotgun sequence genome harbors these coding sequences:
- the LOC108918769 gene encoding bcl-2-like protein 13, with protein MATTSLDAAVLEGFRFETKYIVLNYLGLLPSPGRLQRTRVAPEGDAQSAEAPGRESSSAVKGHIEEELRQLEEEIAMSFARTGFDRHTSSVFSPSNPESSIEDCLAVLGDRVARDLEGHLSAALRTLLEAPLDYERFRHAVQDVSSHCPGGWSKVLVPLVLLQALQAEGQQLTTLVPLGVRYLEEAEAEFIIQQGGWGIVFSLEEEDPSVIVAEDSNDIYILSGEQQGDLLSPPASLITVADSDPNSWQTDSLPVSLVGTESWAQVGITDPEDGKSLDSNEGGTLAEEHSENNSSNSDIVHVEREEAELLETGPEPGGLEAELQESVLSVLGSESELAELRAETLAETLLPVKPSGVTDPRCPVPLILESTVPVQMLPAPLAEKQVMVEAQLEDLPIADPQWKSVQAPIPAQELHVAPPRVAPIHNEPESPPPSELPVLLCGGAALMAIVAMVAYGAMAYRRK; from the exons ATGGCTACCACTAGCTTGGACGCCGCAGTGCTCGAGGGCTTCCGCTTTGAGACCAAGTATATCGTCCTCAACTACCTGGGCCTGCTGCCCTCTCCCGGCAGGCTGCAAAGAACCCGCGTTGCCCCCGAAG GTGATGCCCAGTCTGCTGAGGCCCCGGGCAGGGAGAGCTCCAGCGCGGTGAAGGGCCACATTGAGGAGGAGCTTcgacagctggaggaggagattGCCATGT CCTTTGCAAGAACTGGTTTCGACCGCCACACGTCCTCCGTGTTCAGCCCGTCGAACCCGGAGAGCTCCATTGAGGACTGTCTGGCCGTGTTGGGAGACCGTGTGGCCCGGGACCTTGAGGGTCACTTGAGCGCTGCCCTGCGGACTCTTCTGGAAGC ACCCCTGGACTACGAGCGCTTCAGACACGCCGTGCAGGACGTCTCCTCTCACTGCCCTGGTGGCTGGAGCAAG GTGCTTGTGCCCCTGGTACTGCTGCAAGCTCTGCAGGCTGAGGGACAGCAGCTGACCACACTGGTGCCTCTAGGAGTGCGCTATCTAGAGGAGGCCGAGGCAGAATTCATCATCCAGCAGGGTGGATGG GGCATAGTGTTCAGCCTAGAGGAGGAGGACCCCAGTGTGATCGTTGCTGAGGACAGTAATGACATCTACATTCTCTCTGGGGAGCAGCAAGGTGACCTGCTTAGCCCCCCTGCATCACTGATAACCGTAGCTGACAGTGACCCTAATTCCTGGCAAACTGATAGCCTGCCCGTGTCTTTGGTGGGTACGGAGTCCTGGGCACAGGTGGGCATCACGGATCCCGAAGACGGTAAGAGCCTGGACAGCAACGAGGGTGGGACGCTGGCCGAGGAGCACAGCGAGAACAACTCGTCCAACTCGGACATCGTCCACGTGGAGCGGGAGGAGGCAGAGCTGCTGGAGACAGGACCAGAGCCTGGAGGCCTGGAGGCAGAGCTGCAGGAGAGTGTCCTGAGTGTGCTGGGTAGTGAGAGTGAGCTGGCAGAGCTGCGGGCAGAGACCCTTGCGGAGACCCTGCTCCCTGTCAAGCCCTCTGGGGTCACAGATCCACGGTGTCCGGTCCCTCTTATACTGGAGTCCACAGTGCCTGTCCAGATGCTTCCAGCACCATTGGCAGAAAAACAGGTCATGGTGGAAGCTCAGCTGGAAGACCTTCCCATAGCAGACCCCCAGTGGAAGAGTGTGCAGGCCCCAATCCCTGCACAGGAGCTCCATGTTGCCCCACCCCGTGTGGCTCCCATTCACAATGAGCCTGAATCACCCCCGCCTTCGGAGCTTCCTGTTCTGCTGTGTGGTGGTGCTGCCCTGATGGCCATTGTAGCCATGGTGGCATATGGAGCCATGGCCTATAGGAGGAAGTAA